tcgggtcctgaatgctgtcttgggaatatcagcctctcgtacccgtacctgatggtaacccgatcgcaggtctatcttcgagaagtacctggcaccctgcagctgatcaaacaaatcatcaatcctggggaggggatatttattcttgatggttaccttattcaactgccgataatcaatgcacatccgcagcgagccgtctttcttcctcacaaataatactggagctccccagggtgacgcactaggccgaatgaaacccttctccaataaatctctcagctgctctttcaattcttttaattctgcaggtgccattctgtacggaggaatagagataggctgagtgtctggcaacagatcaatagcaaactctatctcccgttcgggaggtagacccggaagctcatctgggaatacatctacaaattcattaaccactgggactgactgaagagtcggtgcctctgcctctaaatcatgaacacggaccagatgataaatatacccctttctgatcattttctcagccttgaggtatgaaataaacttacccctcggcgatactgtattacctgcccactctataactggctcccctgggaattggaatcggactatcttcttttgacagtcaacattagcatagcaagaagctagccaatccatacccataatcacgtcaaactcgatcatatctaactctaccaaatccgccttagtgcagcggccacagataatcacggaacaatctctataaatctgactggctataacagaatcccctactggtgtagctacctcaaaaggctctatcggttcggattctatcccaattttatcagcaacgagtggagatataaatgataatgtagaaccaggatcaatcaatgcatacacatcacgagagaaaaccagtaatatacctgtgacgacattaggcgaagcctcctggtcctgtctgctggctaaagcataaatgcggttcgaaggaccgctagaacccgaagctccgccacgacccctgccgcggcctgctggtgctggagtacctcgccccgcagggcgcatcgccaccgaggctgaagatgaaccaccggctgacccggtagactgagctgaactgcctgtaccacctctagccggacagtctctcatctgatggccctgacggccgcacacaaagcatgcacccgtagctcggaaacactctcccgggtgctgtctcccacagtaggaacacaaaggtctgggtggcctcatctgactgctggaacctctgttcaactgtgaacctgaagccctggagctcgggcctgcccctgaatatccgacaccctcagatctcctgccggtaaactgtgggggtgtaccccggcctgacggaggaggatgtctgcctgactgctgctgctgaggctgtccgcctcgagagtctccagaataacctgcgaatctggccctcttgggcggcctcctgtcccgatctctgctagaataatcagctctatgtcggtcctccatacctagggcataagcctgtagtcgggcaatatccatgtctgcctgcaatgccaccgccatacagccatcaatcaaatagcggtctaaccccatcacgtatctgtgcatccgatcggccatatctgctactatggcaggtgcataccgggccaaagaatcaaactccatattatactcacggacgctccgacccctctgctgcagatgcaaaaatcggtcaacccgcgctcgccgtaactctgggggcaaaaagtggtgagtgaaagcagtcacgaactcgtcccaagtagctggggtagcaccctcacccctggatagctcccaggactcataccagtgagcagcaacatcccgtagtctatgcgaagccaactcaacagactcagtctctgaagccctgaccaaatctagtgagcgccgcatcccccgaataaagtcatgggggtcctcgtcgggcttagacccgtaaaactctggagggccacataatagaaactctcgaaccctcaggctgtcacgcctatcgtcatcatcatcatctctccgcccgcgtctgcgagcctgtcccgctaccagagtggtcaataactgcacagcctctctcagtgtcctgtcctccgccccttgctgaggagctggaggcgcgggagctgaagcccctggagctaatggtgaagctgctccagactcctctgacgatgaagacgtagcagagtcggctggccgggatgtaatatcacgcatcatctgagcaagggtccgagtacccttctgagcccggctggtctctcctactacgccctttttcttctgggcggccgtcgcctttttcggaggcatcactgaaagaaaaacaacaacagatcaaaacagaatcatcctaatagcacagttctatcgcacgatctaagatcagaagaaaagacaacatcctaaatgtcctgtagcctcctgtttatagatgtggtgcacaacacaccgataaacaagactctactagacacgatctgtggacactccgaggacaaaccgctctgataccacttctgtcacgacccaaccccgtaggccgtgactagtgcccgatctgagcacccgaacccatctattaagtattatctcaaattccatcaactcattctagtatatggcggaagccgacaaggctttatttcaaatttaagtaatttccagaaaaatttcggcagagtttcctttgttttacggactatccaatataccctgcacgcagaaaataccaacaaaagccacacagggctaaccaagcaagatataaacatatgcggaccggccgcctcggcgtataggatcgcccaaacaacatatgcggaccggccgcctcggcgtatgggatcacccaaacgacatgtacatacatccatacagaaagaccctaacccacaaacatgtccacagacctctaaacagaccgacagaatcatatgacgggacagggccccgccgtacccatgaacgaatatatacaaatgcactaataaatatatataccaaaagtataagctccggaaagagaggagcactccgaatagcagaaagggtgtcctaaacaggtggatcaccaggctgtgcgtctgtacctgcgggcatgaaacgcagcccccggagaagggggtcagtacgaaatatgtactgagtatgcaaagcagaaggtacagaaataaatctgaataataatcgaatcagatatatagaaaataatacatatcaaaatgtttattcccaaagtataaattatgcatagggcactggaaaatgtggtcgcccgcctgtcgatggcgccacaacacagcataacaccagaaagtttcaaatctccgaatccccgtcacacatcacaacacagcataacgccaaacacagcataacgccaaacataagtggaacccggccctcgagcaaggagcacggtgaaccataaacacagcataacaccggaatatatcaaaaagcgcacgacaacagaaccggcccgggaaccggcgaacgatatcatagtaggcacgagcggagtagtgaggaatcatatgcataaaatcattattataaatccgaaggataagtaaaatagtcatatttgaaatcggagtaataattatcactttttgattcaaagttgtcgaatttacataaagggcgtcgcgggacccacggacgagtatagacccgaactgagtccgcctatgaaaaacatacccattatacatcaagcaaactcctataaaaattattggagcgatccgagcctctatgcgaaaaatatggcattcagagattacaaaattccctaaagcgaacattttccatgcgaatttcggaaagcgattacttcaaatacatcatggttcatatttcataaaaacatacataagagtgccaaagaatatatatatatggatcataacatgctcggatctcgaatttggagttcccttaaagctccaatctagcctatgtgaaactaaggcacgccaaaagaaggaaggttgctttacatacctcaaacgctctccaatatgatccaactccagctaagtccaaactatgattcgggctgcccaaggtctacaaacaagccataaaatgccaaacattagctaaagactttttgggcattaaattccaatttcgcccttaactctacggaaatttgggcggcatttcccctgtaaataggctaccccgagaatttaacccggccatatcaatcaacaacaacagcaacaaccaacctaacaacatcaacaactaattcggaaagcaatacaacaacaatagctTTCTTTTTCCACTATTcaacaacttacataaattcaattcgacaacttaccttcaagccaaaatcgacgcttatacattcACATACTAACCCATGCCCCTACCAACAATATTTaaggacattctaagcaattcatacaacatttccaataatccaaatttttctccagctacccgaaacagccccccTAACCGAAACAGCCcctctaactttttcttcatttacaAATTATGGTTTGTATTCACAATTCACCTTCTAACAATACTATCTCGTCCATATACCAATTACATTAAATATACAAAAGcccccaaatcagtccgcaacatctACAACCTCAATTTGAACCAATGAACATTCATTTCCAGCATAAAATTCAAAGCGACGacgattaaaacattaagcgatattcattcgctcattgtcatataatgtgaaccatttcaatcaacactacacatacacatatatggatgattcccaattgttcttcaccttacaatgatcataatcaactaactaaacattaattcataatttcaatcacaacacaacaacacccatcacacgcccaaccctcatacatatggcatccacttcaccattctttatttcatgatttttaaccataataagatactacaacatgaatataaccatcataacacaagaacaagatcaaatcttacctttttatcTTCAACTTCCACAAGCCTAGGGTTTCCACAAGATGAGAAATAGTGGATTGATCGCTCCCacaatgcttccacgctacttagggacctcaatatagttgatttgtgccaaagaaataatttttggaaggctagaattgatcttgatttttttttcaacttggcCGTGAGGTTGGGGGTTTTCTCCTTCAACttttagatatttttttttttgtgggaagTGAGAAAGATGAATACATGGTCATCTTTTAACTAATATGAAGTGCATTGTTGTCCCTTGGCCCACATTAAATGAGTTGGACCACTTAAAAGATGACACCAAATTGTGTGGGcaccacatggaatttgtggatgactttccacttctaattttatcacttttggtcccaaatttttcctaattgatccataccaataaattcatgcacaacttatatctcaaaataaaatcgaaggtcaagaatcccgactttgtatcccgaaataattttgtCCCTAACTTATCGTAATTAAtccagattattccactgtacaaaaatacgggttctaacaagTGTATGGCAAACAAACTTCACCTCTCAAGGCTTTGAGAAGAAAAGTTTCAAGGTACAAGAGTTTAGATATTGTTGGTGGGACAGACCTCATGGTGCCCTGAAGAGCTAGGTACCTTAATTGGATCATTAGCTCAATATCTTCAGGAAAAGAATCTCCAACATTAATGCATCCCAAATCCAACACCCTAAGTAATCTAAAACCAATACATATAGGGGAGACATCATACGGCTTTGTCATGGATATGTCATTAATGCCAAAGAACAACAAAGAGCGAACCTGTGGTCCTGAGGACCTAGACTTGACAAAACTCTCCCTTTGAGAATAGATGCACAGCCGACGTTGAGTATGTATAGTACGCGGCTCTTCAGGAGATACAGAGTATGTAGACTCCAAAATATCATCCAAATCATCACGGAAAGTGCGTTTATTCTTGTTACATATAAGCTCAAAAAAGTTCTTTTCTTCAGCTTTTCTCTTGCAATATTCACGCAACAGATCATGAACATGGCAGACTTTCATGGAGCCATTGGATCTCTTTCTGGTAGCCATTACTAGGCTTCTTCCTATCAAGTCCTTTAAGTAGTTCTCTGCTATATCCTCAAAGCTCTTGCCATCTGTTTGTGGGACAAACCCTTCCGCAATCCACAACCATATCAATTTCTTGATAGGAATGAGGGGATGCTTTAGAAATTCACCAAAATAGAGAAAGCACGGTTTTAAGTGATCAGGTAAATGCTTATAACTCAACTCCAAAATGATCGTGCACTGATTGTACTCATCAACAATATATGAACTCATGCTCTCCGCGACTTCCTTCCACCAAACCTCTTTCTTTTCTGTCCTAGCCAGAAGCCCAGCTACCAGAGTAACAGCTAGTGGAAGTCCTTGACAACTTTTTGCAATTCGCATTCCTGGTTCCTTTAGTTTTTCTGGGCAGCAATCTGTTGGAAAAACCTTCTTATGTAATAACTCCCAACTTTCTTCAACGGTGAAAAACCGAAGAGGAGTGGGATGATTGTCAGGCTTCATATCAGATTCAATTTGTGAAGCCAAATCTTGCAGTCGAGTTGTGATCATTATTCTACTACCATTATCATCCTCTGGAAACGACCTCTGCAAGTCATCCCAAGCCTTGATATCCCAAAGATCGTCTACGACAATTAGGTACCTCTTCCTCTTTAACTTTCTATACAACAGTTCAGCTAAATCTGCATCATCTTTCATTTTAGTCGCTTCATCAACATCCTCGAGAACTTGGGATAAAATCCCCAAGAGCAACTCTTTCCTTTTATATACTTCAGAAACATAACACCATGCGCGTTTGTTAAAGTAATTAGAAACCTTTTCATCATTGAACACTTTTTTTGCAAGAGTAGTCTTGCCAAGTCCAGGCATTCCAACAATTGAAATTACATCACGCTCTG
The nucleotide sequence above comes from Lycium barbarum isolate Lr01 chromosome 3, ASM1917538v2, whole genome shotgun sequence. Encoded proteins:
- the LOC132630279 gene encoding putative late blight resistance protein homolog R1B-17; amino-acid sequence: MSDIVEQLKLIQAEFNDISTTAKFETGCDVRGVSSCVLSRTNAPTIDDDDVVVGFNDVAENIIDGLTRGMTERDVISIVGMPGLGKTTLAKKVFNDEKVSNYFNKRAWCYVSEVYKRKELLLGILSQVLEDVDEATKMKDDADLAELLYRKLKRKRYLIVVDDLWDIKAWDDLQRSFPEDDNGSRIMITTRLQDLASQIESDMKPDNHPTPLRFFTVEESWELLHKKVFPTDCCPEKLKEPGMRIAKSCQGLPLAVTLVAGLLARTEKKEVWWKEVAESMSSYIVDEYNQCTIILELSYKHLPDHLKPCFLYFGEFLKHPLIPIKKLIWLWIAEGFVPQTDGKSFEDIAENYLKDLIGRSLVMATRKRSNGSMKVCHVHDLLREYCKRKAEEKNFFELICNKNKRTFRDDLDDILESTYSVSPEEPRTIHTQRRLCIYSQRESFVKSRSSGPQVRSLLFFGINDISMTKPYDVSPICIGFRLLRVLDLGCINVGDSFPEDIELMIQLRYLALQGTMRSVPPTISKLLYLETFLLKALRGEVCLPYTC